The Microcoleus sp. FACHB-831 DNA window GCAAACTTCTGTCAGCACTTCATCACCAACATCCGCTTTAACTTCATCCAATCCATCCAGCAAAATAAAAAATCTACCTTCATAGAGCAAGTTTTCAACTTGCTGATGTGAAATATCGCAGATGGTCAATTCTTGGCTGATATAGTTCAATAACCTGAAATCACCTATACGCTTTCTAGCGAAAGCCTTTAATTCTATAAAAATCGGTATGCGATCGCCTTGAAATTCGCCTTGATTACACTGAATTGCTAAAAACTTCAAAAAAGTGGTTTTACCCGCTCCTGGTTTGCCCAGCACCATCAGCTTAGAATACCTTGTTACTGCTTCTAGACCTGGTACTTGTGGCTCACGGACTTTGCCCAAGCCCAAGCGATCAAAATTATCTGTAGCTGGGTTGAAGCTTTGAAAGTCAGAAATATCTAATTGTCTAGTGCTGGGTAGCTTTTCCAGAACGTTGACATGAATATAAATGTCGTCTATTCCAACCCGCGAGTCAACATCCAAAATGCGTAAACGTCCGCACTGTTCTTGGATTTTGTCGTGGCGATAGGGATGCGATCGCACTCTTCGCACTAACTCATCTATATCATTCTCTGGAGAGTCCGCGATCGCCTCTTCACGTTCTACTAAATTAGTAGTTTCCAACCTGGTCTCTTCTGCACTTCCTATCTCTTCTACGTGCCTTTTATCCGTGACAATAGAAGAACATCCACCTAATAACTCAGGCTTGTAATTGGCAAATAATACGAGTAAGTCTTGCCGTTTTGAGCGGCGTTCGTCTGCAAAATCATTTGTCAGGCCAAATTCCTTGCATATTTTTTCAAGATGTTTTCTGACAGTTGCAGGCGTGATGTGCAGAGATTGCGCGATCGCTTCATCTGTCTCGTTAGCCAGAAATCTTAGCAATACCTCTTCCCGCCTCTTAGTCAAACGATTAAATATTGCTTTGAAATGTTGTTGATTCATACTTCTGGGCACTTCACAACGCAGAGTACACATCTGTGTACTCTCTCTATTCACAAAGACTCACAGCATGAGTAGTGGGTGTGTACTAGGCTAGCGCAAATATGAAACTACACCAACAAGCTATAAAGGATGCAAAGCCAACTATGAATAATCACATCACATCCACCATTGAAGTGTTAGACTCTGGCTGCGCGGAGTTAGATTTTCAAGGTCATTGCTTACGCTATACAGGAACGGCAGAAAATTTAAAGTTCGTTGCTGAAGACGTGCTTTTAGCACTTGGTCTAAATAAAGCTGTCTTGAATCAAATTCCCGAAGAGTTTAAGGATTTGGTCTGTACTTGTGTAGACAGAAAAGGCCAGCTACTTATTTGGAAAGAATTAGTCCAGACAGTAAACCAGGACGGGCTTGATTATCTCATTAGCCGTACTAGCAAACCAACCGCACTTGAGTTTCAGAAGTGGTTGTACAAAGAAGCACTTCCCTTCCTCCGCAAGATAGCTTGAGTTTGCACAGTTATCCACCTGCAAATTAAGGATACGGTTGGGGAATAAAAAGTAGCGATCGCCCTCCCCCTAATCTCAACAAAAAAGCCCGCCTGCGCGGGCTTCTTTTGTATAGCCGCACCCTTTATGGTGTCGGCATAAACATCTAACTTCTCAAACTAACGCGGAATTTCTCAACTAGCGCCTCCCGTACTTTGTTGTGTACAGGATCTACATCTGCATCCGTGAGAGTGCGATCGCTTGCTCGATAAACTAACCGCAAAGCTAAACTTCTCTGCCCTTCTGGTACGTTTTCTCCGCGATACTCATCAAACAACTCCACCGAATCCAATAACGCACCCGCCGCCTTAGTAATGGCTTTTTTAATCTCGGCTACCGTTACCTGGACTGGTGCAAAAAAGGCAATATCGCGATCCGATGCTGGATAAGTCGAGAAAGTACGCAATTTAGGCGTCAATTTCTCATCCTCAGCCAAAGCTTCTAAGAACACATCTAAATCCAACTCGAACGCATAAACTGCATCTGGCAACCCTCTTTCTTGCCGCAATTGGGGATGTAATTGCCCAAACGTTCCCAGTCGATTTCCCTGCACCCACAAAGAAGCCGTGCGTCCTGGATGCAGGCGCGGATCGCGTCGATCTGGTTGATACTCTACCACCAAACTCAATCGCTGAAACACGCTTTCAAGAACGCCTTTGGCTTCAAACCAAGTCATCGGCTGTTCTTTACCTCCCCGCGTCCATTTTCCGATGATTGGATCTCCGCCAATAATACCAGCTAAGCCATCCGCTTCTATTAGCCCTTCCTCTTCTCGCCAGAATATCCGCCCAATTTCAAAAGCATTCAACGCACCATTTCCCTGTTCTAGGTTGTATTGAAAAGCTTCAATTAGTCCGGATACTAATTCAGTTCGCAAAGCTGAATATTCGCTAAACATAGGATTAGCGATCGCTACCTGTCTCTCTCCCCCCGCTGATGCATTCACCGCGTAGGAGTAGTGCATTACTTCTGTCAGTCCCGCCGCCCTTAAAGCTTCTCTAATTTGGCGCGTTAGCTGCTGGTCTAATGAAAGATAACCTGCCTCGCTTTCACTTGGCAACTCGTCGCAAAAGTTGTCATAACCGTATAGGCGGGCAATTTCTTCAATCAGATCTATTTCTCTTTCTAAGTCTCGATAGCGATAAGGCGGTACCGTAACCTTCCACACTCGTTCGTTATCTGCTACAGGATTAACCTGACATCCCAAAGCTGTTAGGATGCGCTTCATGTCTTTTGCTTGAATGTCCCCTATTTCTTCTCCCAAGTCAATTGGGCCTAAGATTTGGTTAACTCGGTCTAGACGCAGTTCTATGGAACGACTCCATATGGCAGGATCGGGTCGCGTGTCGGCGATTTTTTGTTGTACTGGTTGTCCAGATGCTAACTCACCAATAAGCGCGATCGCCCTAGCGCAAGCTATACCCAATTCTGCCTGGTTGACTCCCCGTTCGTAACGACCGGAAGCCTCAGTTCTTACCCCTTGACCGCGTGCAGATCGCCGAATCGCCACCGAGTCGAACAGCGCCGCTTCTAAGACTAAATTCATCGTTCCTTCATAAACTTCTGTTTCTTCTCCACCCATGACGCCAGCAAGGGCAACTGGCTTGTCGTTGGCGGTAATCAACAGGCTTTGCGTCCCCAAGTTGCGGGTTTGCCCATCCAGTGTTTTTAGGGATTCCCCTTGGCTTCCATATCTGACGCCTATCGTCAAACTATCTCCACCAGCGACAGATTGCAGGCGATCGCGGTCAAAGGCGTGCAGCGGCTGACCCCACTCCAGCAATATGTAGTTGGTAATATCTACAACATTGTTAATCGGGCGTACCCCAGCCGATTGCAGTCGCTGTTGCAACCAAGCGGGAGAAGGGGCAATTTTTACACCTTCTATAACTGTCCCTATGTATGCCGGACAGGCTTGGGGTGCTGAAATTCGCAAATTAAGATTTCCGTTTTCAGATGGTACAGACACCTCGGGTGCTTGCGGTATTCTTACCGTTGCCCCAGTTAGCGCTGCTACTTCCCGCGCCACACCTACCATGCTCAGGGCATCCGCACGATTTGCCGTAGATGTCAAGTCTAGAATTACATCATCTAGACCCAGCAGCGGTCTGGCATCTGCGCCTAATTTGGGGTTTTCTAGGTCAAAAATGTGAATTCCAGCCGATTCTTTAGCCAAACCAAGTTCAGCCAGAGAACAAATCATCCCCTCGGAAGGGACGCCTCGCAGTTTGGCTGGTTTAATTTTTAAATCGATTTTGGGAAGAAAAGTGCCTATCGTCGCGATGGGCACATAAATGTCAGCCCTCGCGTTAGATGCGCCGCAGACGATATTTAAAGGCGAAGAAGCGCCAATATCAACCTGGCAGACGCTTAATTTATCTGCATTAGGGTGGGGTTCGCGGCTGAGGACTTTGCCGACAACGACACCATCAGCCCAAGTGCGTCGATCCTCGATGTCTTCCACCTCAAACCCAGCCATAGTTAGCGTGTGAGCCAACACATCCGGGGTAATTGTCACGTCCACCAATTCGCGCAGCCAGGAAAGAGAGATACGCATTTACTCTAAACTTAGATCTACCTCAGCCCGTTCATTTTACCGTCCCTATGAGAGACTGCGGCTATCTTTACATCTCAAGGGTTAGTTAAAATATAAATAAGTATTATCAAGAGCCATTAGTTATTATCGCGGTCTTCATAAGCCGCGGCGCTGAGGAGCAGAGTATACCCTACGTAGGGAACTAGGTATTATTTCTAGGTAAATTCGTTGGCCTGTATTAATTTTTATCAGGGGCGAAAATAAAAAAACTGGGCTTAATTACAACCCGAAAATAGCAGTAAGAGCGCGTGATGAGGTCAGCGAGGAAAATTCTTTCTCTGTTTCTTTATTACTCTCTTGTACCTGTTTGTCCCTCTATACGTGAAATGAAAGCATATACCTAAGCTTTATGGGTAAGGGGGTGTCACCACTTATTAGCTACATATTTACATTGTCTGAGTTTATACTATTATAGGTAAAGTGTTTTATCGGTAAATTTAGTATCCAATGCCAAATACATTGGGTTAGCGGTACAGGTAAAGGTTGTATAAAATATTTAGATGAAGTATGGCCAAATTATAAATATATAAGTCTACATAAAGCATTAAGCAAAATTAAGCTAACTTTAGCAACTCTTTAAGATAATTGCCTGTAAAGTAGGCGGCTATTTCGCAGTTATAGCGGGATAATAGTAAAAAGTAAGATATCCTGGTCTTAAACACGGTTTAATAAAGCTAAGGCAACCAATAGCTCAGGGAATACATTCAGGAAA harbors:
- a CDS encoding Bro-N domain-containing protein codes for the protein MKLHQQAIKDAKPTMNNHITSTIEVLDSGCAELDFQGHCLRYTGTAENLKFVAEDVLLALGLNKAVLNQIPEEFKDLVCTCVDRKGQLLIWKELVQTVNQDGLDYLISRTSKPTALEFQKWLYKEALPFLRKIA
- the pheT gene encoding phenylalanine--tRNA ligase subunit beta, with the translated sequence MRISLSWLRELVDVTITPDVLAHTLTMAGFEVEDIEDRRTWADGVVVGKVLSREPHPNADKLSVCQVDIGASSPLNIVCGASNARADIYVPIATIGTFLPKIDLKIKPAKLRGVPSEGMICSLAELGLAKESAGIHIFDLENPKLGADARPLLGLDDVILDLTSTANRADALSMVGVAREVAALTGATVRIPQAPEVSVPSENGNLNLRISAPQACPAYIGTVIEGVKIAPSPAWLQQRLQSAGVRPINNVVDITNYILLEWGQPLHAFDRDRLQSVAGGDSLTIGVRYGSQGESLKTLDGQTRNLGTQSLLITANDKPVALAGVMGGEETEVYEGTMNLVLEAALFDSVAIRRSARGQGVRTEASGRYERGVNQAELGIACARAIALIGELASGQPVQQKIADTRPDPAIWSRSIELRLDRVNQILGPIDLGEEIGDIQAKDMKRILTALGCQVNPVADNERVWKVTVPPYRYRDLEREIDLIEEIARLYGYDNFCDELPSESEAGYLSLDQQLTRQIREALRAAGLTEVMHYSYAVNASAGGERQVAIANPMFSEYSALRTELVSGLIEAFQYNLEQGNGALNAFEIGRIFWREEEGLIEADGLAGIIGGDPIIGKWTRGGKEQPMTWFEAKGVLESVFQRLSLVVEYQPDRRDPRLHPGRTASLWVQGNRLGTFGQLHPQLRQERGLPDAVYAFELDLDVFLEALAEDEKLTPKLRTFSTYPASDRDIAFFAPVQVTVAEIKKAITKAAGALLDSVELFDEYRGENVPEGQRSLALRLVYRASDRTLTDADVDPVHNKVREALVEKFRVSLRS